A portion of the Streptomyces erythrochromogenes genome contains these proteins:
- a CDS encoding glutamate ABC transporter substrate-binding protein: MKVPQAGAVAAVIALALTASGCGGGEEDKGTLPIGIKFDQPGIGMRETGGTFTGFDVDVATYVAKELGYKPDQIEFKQVLSNDRELLLQYNEVEFVVASYSINEKRKEKVDFAGPYFVAHQDLLTRANDTSITKAEDLNSKTMCSVTGSTSAENLKKNLAPKAALLELSGYSDCLVALQEGRVDAMTTDNAILAGYAARKGNEGKFKLTGQSLSNENYGIGVKKGEKELQGKINDALKKMVQDGSWEAAVKKNFGAGYKYEPAPAITTGS, encoded by the coding sequence ATGAAGGTTCCCCAGGCCGGCGCGGTCGCCGCAGTGATCGCCCTCGCCCTGACCGCCTCCGGGTGCGGTGGTGGAGAAGAGGACAAGGGGACCCTTCCCATCGGCATCAAGTTCGACCAGCCGGGCATCGGCATGCGGGAGACCGGCGGTACGTTCACCGGCTTCGACGTGGACGTCGCCACGTATGTGGCCAAGGAGCTCGGCTACAAGCCGGATCAGATCGAGTTCAAGCAGGTCTTGAGCAACGACCGCGAACTGCTGCTCCAGTACAACGAGGTCGAGTTCGTCGTCGCGAGCTACTCGATCAACGAGAAGCGCAAGGAGAAGGTCGATTTCGCCGGCCCGTACTTCGTGGCCCACCAAGATCTGCTGACCCGCGCCAACGACACCTCGATCACCAAGGCCGAGGACCTCAATTCGAAGACGATGTGCTCGGTGACCGGCTCCACCTCCGCCGAGAACCTCAAGAAGAACCTCGCCCCCAAGGCGGCGCTGCTGGAGCTCAGCGGCTACTCGGACTGCCTCGTCGCCCTGCAGGAGGGCCGCGTCGACGCCATGACGACCGACAACGCGATCCTGGCCGGGTACGCCGCACGCAAGGGCAACGAGGGCAAGTTCAAGCTGACGGGCCAGAGCCTCAGCAACGAGAACTACGGCATCGGTGTCAAGAAGGGCGAGAAGGAACTTCAGGGCAAGATCAACGACGCTCTGAAGAAAATGGTCCAGGACGGCTCCTGGGAAGCGGCAGTGAAGAAGAACTTCGGCGCGGGCTACAAGTACGAGCCGGCTCCGGCGATCACCACCGGCAGCTGA
- a CDS encoding SH3 domain-containing protein codes for MLKPTRTILALAAGSLVLGLVGVGAAVADEGPQEIIVGEVPASAQPGEYPYEKYAFGKVVSKGPLKVRSKPTTDSRAIGYVKPNSKVEIECKKYGEKVDGNRIWYRLHVEREDWENGSGREDREDREDREEREDREERQDREERQDREERQEPNRAKAYEKEQWVSARYVKNLSEVKYCR; via the coding sequence ATGCTGAAGCCCACCAGAACCATCCTCGCTCTCGCCGCAGGAAGCCTGGTTCTCGGTCTGGTCGGGGTGGGCGCCGCCGTCGCGGACGAGGGCCCGCAGGAGATCATCGTCGGCGAGGTGCCCGCGTCCGCGCAGCCGGGCGAGTACCCGTACGAGAAGTACGCGTTCGGCAAGGTCGTCTCCAAGGGGCCGCTGAAGGTCCGCAGCAAGCCGACCACCGATTCCCGCGCGATCGGCTACGTGAAGCCGAACAGCAAGGTCGAGATCGAGTGCAAGAAGTACGGTGAGAAGGTCGACGGGAACCGCATCTGGTACCGCCTGCACGTCGAGCGCGAGGACTGGGAGAACGGCTCCGGCCGTGAGGACCGCGAGGACCGCGAGGACCGCGAGGAGCGCGAGGATCGCGAGGAGCGCCAAGATCGCGAGGAGCGCCAAGACCGCGAGGAGCGCCAGGAGCCGAACCGCGCGAAGGCCTACGAGAAGGAGCAGTGGGTCTCCGCCCGCTACGTCAAGAACCTCTCCGAGGTGAAGTACTGCCGCTGA
- a CDS encoding beta-N-acetylhexosaminidase: protein MKCRRVHAIATAGVAAMVALALPGCTAASDEVRAPSPTAQGAAGTTTAPAAAPTPPAPSPTYALSTAPRTIPAVREHEAARGPGWKPAPDARVVVAQGDTAALSDEARLLAGELGIKYGESAAPRAGDVELSVEGAGNPESYTLTVKDGRVRINGPDEAGVFYGTRTLKQAVRASGSAPEGTVRDAPAKPQRGLNLDIARKHFTPEWIKSRLREMADLKLNQLGLHFSDDQAFRIQSDSHPEIVSTPHLTKAQVRDITALASRLHITVVPEIDSPGHLGAVLRAHPDLQLRDVNGRAVKGAVDISNPASAKLIDDLLREYRPLFPGGAWHLGADEYQALVVRDPQASFPQLARAAQQRYGPSARVQDLATGWLNDRADVVRPSGKALKAWNDGFFAGGVAGAAKDIQVEYWTGKEIGARPPLEYLREGRKLVNLNDEYLYYVLGEPNQFTYPTGRRIYEQWTPLVLRGTTPVPASYDGQILGGRLAVWADLSGAQTQDQVAAGIRMPLAALSQKVWDARTPQLPWSEFQALAGRL, encoded by the coding sequence ATGAAGTGCAGGAGGGTCCACGCGATCGCGACGGCAGGTGTCGCCGCGATGGTCGCCCTTGCCCTTCCTGGGTGCACGGCCGCATCCGACGAGGTACGCGCCCCCAGCCCCACCGCCCAGGGCGCCGCCGGCACGACGACCGCCCCGGCCGCAGCCCCCACCCCGCCGGCTCCGTCACCGACCTACGCCCTGTCCACCGCCCCGCGCACCATCCCGGCCGTGCGCGAACACGAGGCGGCCCGCGGCCCCGGCTGGAAACCCGCCCCCGACGCCCGCGTGGTCGTCGCGCAGGGCGACACGGCCGCGCTCTCCGACGAGGCCCGACTGCTCGCCGGGGAACTGGGCATCAAGTACGGCGAGTCGGCGGCGCCGCGCGCCGGCGACGTGGAGCTCTCCGTCGAGGGCGCGGGCAACCCCGAGTCGTACACCCTCACCGTCAAGGACGGCCGCGTACGCATCAACGGCCCCGACGAGGCCGGGGTCTTCTACGGCACCCGCACCCTCAAGCAGGCCGTGCGCGCCTCCGGCTCGGCGCCCGAGGGAACCGTGCGCGACGCCCCGGCCAAGCCGCAGCGCGGCCTCAACCTCGACATAGCGCGCAAGCACTTCACGCCCGAGTGGATAAAGAGCCGGCTGCGCGAGATGGCGGACCTCAAACTCAACCAGCTCGGCCTGCACTTCTCCGACGACCAGGCCTTCCGGATCCAGTCCGACAGCCACCCCGAGATCGTCTCCACCCCGCACCTCACCAAGGCGCAGGTACGCGACATCACGGCGCTCGCCTCCCGGCTGCACATCACGGTGGTTCCGGAGATCGACTCGCCCGGACACCTCGGCGCGGTGCTGCGCGCCCACCCCGACCTGCAACTGCGCGACGTGAACGGCAGGGCCGTCAAGGGCGCGGTGGACATATCCAACCCGGCCTCGGCCAAGCTGATCGACGACCTGCTGCGCGAGTACCGGCCGCTCTTCCCCGGCGGAGCCTGGCACCTGGGCGCCGACGAGTACCAGGCGCTGGTCGTCCGCGACCCGCAGGCGTCCTTCCCCCAGCTCGCCCGCGCGGCGCAGCAGCGCTACGGGCCCTCGGCGCGCGTGCAGGACCTGGCCACGGGGTGGCTGAACGACCGCGCCGACGTGGTCCGCCCGTCCGGCAAGGCGCTCAAGGCGTGGAACGACGGGTTCTTCGCCGGCGGGGTCGCCGGCGCCGCCAAGGACATCCAGGTCGAGTACTGGACCGGCAAGGAGATCGGCGCCCGCCCGCCGCTGGAGTACCTGCGCGAGGGCCGCAAGCTCGTGAACCTCAACGACGAGTACCTGTACTACGTGCTCGGCGAGCCGAACCAGTTCACCTACCCCACCGGCCGGCGCATCTACGAGCAGTGGACCCCGCTGGTCCTGCGCGGCACCACCCCCGTGCCGGCCTCCTACGACGGCCAGATCCTCGGCGGGCGCCTCGCCGTCTGGGCCGACCTGTCCGGCGCGCAGACCCAGGACCAGGTGGCGGCGGGCATCCGCATGCCGCTGGCAGCGCTGTCGCAGAAGGTGTGGGACGCGCGGACGCCGCAGCTGCCCTGGTCCGAATTCCAGGCCCTCGCCGGCCGGCTCTGA
- a CDS encoding LPXTG cell wall anchor domain-containing protein: MKNLKRVPLAVRRTALAAAAAGTAVALAGPAYAASGSSAAPSPSVSVPASASPSAGGPRPSPSVSTPSATGKDANSASPSAAPSASPSAAGGGAKPSASTSSPAAAPEAGEGAELAHTGSSATTVAMGAGATGLVLAGAGTLYAVRRRANS, translated from the coding sequence GTGAAGAACCTGAAGCGTGTCCCCCTGGCCGTCCGCCGCACGGCTTTGGCCGCAGCCGCCGCAGGGACGGCCGTCGCCCTGGCCGGCCCGGCGTACGCCGCGAGCGGCAGCTCGGCCGCGCCCTCCCCGTCGGTCAGCGTCCCGGCCAGTGCCTCGCCCAGCGCGGGCGGCCCCAGGCCCTCCCCCTCGGTCAGCACCCCTTCGGCCACCGGCAAGGACGCGAACAGCGCGTCTCCCAGCGCCGCCCCCAGTGCCTCCCCGAGCGCCGCTGGCGGCGGTGCCAAGCCCAGCGCGTCCACCTCGTCGCCCGCCGCGGCCCCCGAGGCCGGCGAGGGCGCCGAGCTCGCGCATACTGGCTCCTCGGCGACGACCGTCGCGATGGGGGCGGGGGCGACCGGTCTGGTCCTGGCCGGCGCCGGAACCCTCTACGCCGTGCGGCGCCGCGCGAACAGCTGA
- a CDS encoding response regulator transcription factor has protein sequence MPSVLVVDDQFLIRSGLVALLNAAPGYEIAGEAADGEEAVRLAAETRPDVVLMDIRMPGTDGITATRRILADVGDRADGGPKVLVLTTFDSDEYVFHALRAGASGFLVKDTPPERLLAAIATVHAGEMLFSPGALRGLIDTYAVPAPARTPHAGLDALTPREREVLALVGAGLSNTDIAGRLVLSAATVKTHVHRCMSKLALSSRAQAVVVAHEFGMVP, from the coding sequence ATGCCGTCCGTACTCGTCGTCGATGACCAGTTCCTGATCCGGTCCGGCCTCGTCGCCCTGCTGAACGCCGCCCCCGGCTACGAGATCGCGGGCGAGGCGGCCGACGGCGAGGAGGCCGTCCGGCTCGCCGCCGAGACCCGGCCCGACGTCGTCCTCATGGACATCCGCATGCCCGGCACCGACGGCATCACCGCCACCCGGCGCATCCTCGCCGACGTCGGGGACCGTGCGGACGGCGGGCCCAAGGTCCTCGTCCTGACCACCTTCGACTCCGACGAGTACGTCTTCCACGCCCTGCGGGCCGGCGCCAGCGGCTTCCTCGTCAAGGACACCCCGCCCGAACGGCTCCTCGCCGCCATCGCCACCGTGCACGCCGGTGAGATGCTGTTCAGCCCCGGGGCCCTGCGCGGACTGATCGACACCTACGCCGTCCCGGCGCCCGCCCGCACCCCGCACGCCGGCCTGGACGCGCTGACCCCGCGCGAGCGCGAGGTGCTCGCCCTGGTCGGCGCCGGACTGTCCAACACCGACATCGCGGGGCGGCTCGTCCTCAGCGCGGCCACCGTCAAGACCCACGTACACCGCTGCATGAGCAAGCTCGCCCTCTCCAGCCGCGCCCAGGCCGTCGTCGTCGCCCACGAGTTCGGCATGGTGCCGTGA
- a CDS encoding GlcG/HbpS family heme-binding protein, whose product MSTATRTAVAPLITEDAELLVAAARTAAEAAGAAVSVTVLDAGGHLLAFRRDDRAVLISGETSTRKAYTALQLDAPTADLVDAVRPEGPFHTLPTALDRPLLFIAGGLPVHRDGRLIGAVGVGGGAPDQDHAFATAALDALL is encoded by the coding sequence ATGTCCACCGCCACCCGCACCGCCGTCGCGCCCCTGATCACCGAGGACGCCGAGCTGCTCGTCGCCGCCGCCCGGACCGCCGCCGAGGCGGCCGGAGCCGCGGTCAGCGTCACCGTCCTCGACGCCGGCGGCCACCTGCTCGCCTTCCGGCGCGACGACCGCGCCGTCCTGATCTCCGGCGAGACCAGCACCCGCAAGGCCTACACGGCCCTCCAGCTGGACGCGCCCACCGCCGACCTCGTCGACGCCGTCCGGCCCGAGGGCCCCTTCCACACGCTCCCCACCGCCCTCGACCGTCCCCTGCTGTTCATCGCGGGCGGGCTGCCCGTCCACCGCGACGGCCGGCTCATCGGCGCCGTGGGCGTCGGCGGCGGCGCACCCGACCAGGACCACGCCTTCGCCACCGCGGCGCTCGACGCCCTGCTCTGA
- a CDS encoding sensor histidine kinase, producing MRFARHPAALRVRTALPVAAEIVYAVGSLWISAAMLRNWPDPNGYWRDTDPLAYALLAAVYLPLALRRRFPVAILVSTGICVATYFTLGYYHVVAGLVLRDGDTAPAAESAAPVAGFARLDELAERVADAGVPVDVRVTGTAYELPAGIDLCAYRVVQEALTNVIKHAPGARTTVRVHYGEDEVRVRVENAGSGRSAGRPSAGPAPAAGAAAVKGAGQG from the coding sequence GTGCGATTCGCCAGACATCCGGCGGCGCTCCGGGTCCGCACCGCGCTTCCGGTCGCCGCCGAGATCGTGTACGCCGTCGGCTCGCTCTGGATCTCGGCGGCCATGCTGCGCAACTGGCCCGATCCGAACGGGTACTGGCGGGACACGGACCCCCTCGCCTACGCCCTGCTCGCCGCGGTCTACCTGCCGCTCGCGCTGCGCCGCCGCTTCCCCGTCGCCATCCTGGTGAGCACCGGGATCTGCGTCGCCACCTACTTCACGCTCGGCTACTACCACGTCGTCGCCGGGCTGGTCCTGCGCGACGGGGACACGGCGCCCGCCGCGGAGTCCGCCGCCCCGGTCGCCGGGTTCGCGCGCCTGGACGAGCTGGCCGAACGGGTCGCGGATGCGGGGGTGCCCGTCGACGTACGCGTCACGGGGACGGCGTACGAGCTGCCGGCCGGGATCGACCTGTGCGCCTACCGCGTGGTCCAGGAGGCCCTCACGAACGTGATCAAGCACGCGCCCGGGGCGCGCACCACCGTCCGCGTCCACTACGGGGAGGACGAGGTCCGCGTACGCGTCGAGAACGCGGGGAGCGGACGGTCCGCCGGGCGCCCCTCGGCGGGCCCGGCGCCGGCCGCCGGCGCGGCCGCCGTGAAAGGGGCCGGTCAGGGGTGA
- a CDS encoding MFS transporter, producing the protein MPLALLALAVGAFGIGTTEFVIMGLLPEVAADYGVSIPTAGFLVTGYALGVVLGAPLMTVLGTRIPRKRMLMLLMGFFIAGNVLSALAPAFGLMLTGRVVASLAHGAFFGIGAVVAAELVAPEKKAGAIAMMFTGLTVANVVGVPLGTLVGQTLGWRVTFLIVAALGVAGLLGIARLVPELPRPEGGVRIRSELAAFRNVQVLLAMAMTVLGFGGVFAAITYITPMMTEVAGFADSSVTWLLVLFGLGMVAGNLIGGRYADRALMPMLYVALGALAVTLAVFTLTAHTKAGAAVTVVLIGALGFATVPPLQKRVLDQAAGAPTLASAVNIGAFNLGNALAAWLGGLVIAAGLGWTAPNWVGAALAASALVLALVSGALERRTAGRTAPGGRVVAAAAAREATAAAPAGH; encoded by the coding sequence ATGCCTCTCGCACTTCTCGCCCTCGCCGTCGGGGCCTTCGGGATCGGCACCACCGAATTCGTCATCATGGGCCTGCTCCCCGAGGTAGCCGCCGACTACGGCGTCTCGATCCCCACCGCGGGCTTCCTGGTCACCGGCTACGCCCTCGGCGTCGTCCTCGGCGCCCCGCTCATGACCGTGCTCGGCACCCGCATCCCCCGCAAGCGCATGCTGATGCTGCTCATGGGCTTCTTCATCGCCGGAAACGTGCTCTCGGCACTCGCCCCCGCCTTCGGCCTCATGCTCACCGGCCGCGTCGTCGCCTCGCTCGCCCACGGAGCCTTCTTCGGCATCGGCGCCGTCGTCGCCGCCGAACTCGTCGCCCCCGAGAAGAAGGCAGGCGCGATCGCCATGATGTTCACCGGCCTGACCGTGGCCAACGTCGTCGGCGTGCCCCTCGGCACCCTCGTCGGGCAGACCCTCGGCTGGCGGGTCACGTTCCTGATCGTCGCCGCGCTCGGCGTCGCCGGCCTGCTCGGCATCGCCCGCCTCGTGCCCGAGCTGCCCCGCCCCGAGGGCGGGGTGCGCATCCGCAGCGAACTCGCCGCCTTCCGCAACGTCCAGGTGCTGCTCGCGATGGCCATGACCGTCCTCGGCTTCGGCGGCGTCTTCGCAGCGATCACCTACATCACGCCGATGATGACCGAAGTCGCCGGATTCGCGGACTCCTCCGTCACCTGGCTCCTCGTCCTCTTCGGCCTCGGCATGGTCGCCGGCAACCTCATCGGCGGCCGCTACGCCGACCGCGCGCTGATGCCCATGCTCTATGTGGCGCTGGGCGCCCTCGCCGTCACCCTCGCCGTCTTCACCCTCACCGCCCACACCAAGGCCGGCGCCGCCGTCACCGTCGTACTGATCGGCGCCCTCGGCTTCGCGACCGTGCCCCCGCTCCAGAAGCGCGTCCTCGACCAGGCCGCCGGCGCGCCCACCCTGGCCTCCGCCGTCAACATCGGCGCCTTCAACCTCGGCAACGCCCTCGCCGCCTGGCTCGGCGGGCTCGTGATCGCCGCCGGCCTCGGCTGGACCGCCCCCAACTGGGTCGGTGCCGCGCTCGCCGCATCGGCCCTGGTGCTGGCCCTCGTGTCGGGCGCACTGGAACGCCGTACGGCCGGACGCACCGCCCCCGGCGGCCGCGTGGTCGCCGCCGCCGCGGCCCGCGAGGCGACCGCCGCCGCACCCGCCGGCCACTGA
- a CDS encoding RNA polymerase sigma factor, with protein sequence MHQLAPPVGPLTPGLGRAWRGLWSWLRRERSTAPRVSPRPYGPAYGSSYGASHAPAHDHTGDGDPGPPTVTELYHAHRLGLVRLAVLLVDDLATAEDVVQDAFTALYRRHGEQITEVDNALGYLRTSVVNTARSVLRRRRTARAWTPPPAVDLPSAEDHVVLDEAHREVLAALARLTPRRRQVLVLRYWADLSEAEIATTLGISRGAVKSNASRGLDALERNLEGRI encoded by the coding sequence GTGCACCAACTCGCACCACCCGTCGGCCCCCTCACGCCCGGCCTCGGCCGGGCGTGGCGGGGCCTGTGGTCGTGGCTGCGCCGCGAGCGCTCCACCGCCCCACGGGTCTCCCCCCGGCCGTACGGTCCGGCGTACGGCTCCTCGTACGGGGCGTCCCACGCCCCCGCCCACGACCACACGGGCGACGGGGACCCGGGACCGCCCACCGTCACCGAGCTCTACCACGCGCACCGGCTGGGCCTGGTCCGGCTGGCGGTGCTGCTCGTCGACGACCTCGCCACCGCCGAGGACGTGGTCCAGGACGCCTTCACCGCCCTGTACCGGCGCCACGGGGAGCAGATCACCGAGGTCGACAACGCCCTCGGCTACCTGCGCACCTCGGTCGTCAACACCGCGCGCTCCGTCCTGCGCCGCAGGCGCACCGCACGGGCCTGGACCCCGCCGCCGGCGGTCGACCTACCGTCCGCCGAGGACCACGTGGTCCTGGACGAGGCGCACCGCGAGGTGCTCGCCGCCCTGGCCCGGCTGACACCCCGCCGTCGGCAGGTCCTCGTGCTGCGGTACTGGGCCGACCTCAGCGAGGCGGAGATCGCGACCACGCTGGGCATCAGCCGGGGCGCGGTGAAGTCCAACGCGAGCCGCGGCCTGGACGCGCTGGAACGGAATCTGGAGGGACGGATATGA
- a CDS encoding DJ-1/PfpI family protein: MAVKILIVTGDAAESLEVLYPYQRLREEGYEVHIAAPQVKKLRFVVHDFEDGFDTYTEKPGYTWPADLAFADVVTEDYAALVVPGGRAPEYLRNDPEVRRILAAFAEADKPIAQICHGPLITAAAGGLAGRRVTAYPALELDMKAAGAEFEDSETVVDGTLVSARAWPDHSGWMREFLTVLRGKAPVV; encoded by the coding sequence ATGGCAGTGAAGATCCTCATCGTGACCGGCGACGCGGCCGAGTCGCTGGAGGTGCTGTATCCGTACCAGCGTCTGCGCGAGGAGGGGTACGAAGTCCACATCGCGGCACCGCAGGTGAAGAAGCTGCGCTTCGTGGTCCACGACTTCGAGGACGGTTTCGACACCTACACCGAGAAGCCCGGCTACACCTGGCCTGCCGACCTGGCCTTCGCGGACGTGGTGACGGAGGACTACGCGGCCCTGGTCGTCCCGGGCGGCCGGGCCCCCGAGTACCTGCGCAACGACCCCGAGGTGCGGCGGATCCTGGCCGCCTTCGCGGAAGCCGACAAGCCGATCGCGCAGATCTGCCACGGCCCGCTCATCACCGCCGCAGCCGGGGGCCTGGCCGGCCGCCGGGTGACCGCGTACCCGGCGCTGGAGCTGGACATGAAGGCCGCGGGGGCGGAGTTCGAGGACTCCGAGACGGTGGTCGACGGCACCCTGGTCTCGGCCAGGGCCTGGCCCGACCACTCCGGCTGGATGAGGGAGTTCCTGACCGTGCTGCGCGGCAAGGCCCCAGTGGTCTGA
- a CDS encoding endonuclease I family protein, translating to MRISRLTPWAAGLAAVALVAVPAAASAGQQGTAAPRTPGAAPAAAASYDAYYAPAEGKTGAALKAALHDIVKSQSKVSYDGVWNALKATDQDPANPNNVILLYSGRSQSKSSNGGGANDWNREHVWAKSHGDFGTATGPGTDLHHLRPEDVTVNSTRGNKDFDKGGSPVSEAPGSLTDADSFEPRDAVKGDVARMLLYMAVRYDGGDGFANLELNDVVNNGSAPLFGRISLLKQWNLMDPPDAFEQRRNQVIFDVYQHNRNPFIDHPEWVDSIW from the coding sequence ATGAGAATCTCGCGCCTGACCCCCTGGGCGGCCGGCCTCGCCGCCGTCGCCCTGGTCGCCGTACCGGCGGCCGCGTCCGCCGGCCAGCAGGGCACGGCCGCGCCCCGGACCCCCGGGGCCGCCCCCGCCGCGGCCGCCTCGTACGACGCGTACTACGCGCCCGCCGAGGGCAAGACCGGTGCCGCGCTGAAGGCGGCCCTGCACGACATCGTCAAGTCGCAGTCCAAGGTCAGCTACGACGGGGTGTGGAACGCCCTGAAGGCGACCGACCAGGACCCGGCGAACCCGAACAACGTCATCCTGCTCTACTCCGGCCGCTCGCAGTCGAAGTCGTCGAACGGCGGCGGCGCCAACGACTGGAACCGCGAGCACGTCTGGGCCAAGAGCCACGGTGACTTCGGCACGGCCACCGGCCCGGGCACCGACCTGCACCACCTGCGGCCCGAGGACGTCACCGTCAACAGCACCCGCGGCAACAAGGACTTCGACAAGGGCGGCAGCCCGGTGAGCGAGGCCCCGGGCAGCCTGACCGACGCCGACTCCTTCGAGCCCCGCGACGCGGTCAAGGGCGACGTGGCCCGCATGCTGCTCTACATGGCCGTCCGCTACGACGGCGGCGACGGCTTCGCGAACCTGGAGCTGAACGACGTGGTCAACAACGGCTCCGCCCCGCTCTTCGGCCGGATCAGCCTGCTGAAGCAGTGGAACCTGATGGACCCGCCGGACGCCTTCGAGCAGCGCCGCAACCAGGTCATATTCGACGTGTACCAGCACAACCGCAACCCGTTCATCGACCACCCGGAGTGGGTCGACTCCATCTGGTGA
- a CDS encoding class I SAM-dependent methyltransferase: MSRRKSAAEVFDALGERYEELFGQVPGQIEALEWLTARLPAGAHVLDVGSGTGRPTAEALVRAGCDVTGIDVSPAMVALARTRVPAARFEQADVRTYTPPTGGFDAVCSFFPLLVMDQPEVAAALDRMASWTAPGGYFVMATVPGDIRGLDIEWMGHEVTVSSLSTEDHLARLADRGLEVLHHHTATFHPADDLAGPEEHLFCYARRRP; encoded by the coding sequence ATGAGTCGGCGCAAGTCAGCGGCAGAGGTGTTCGACGCTCTGGGGGAGCGCTACGAGGAGCTGTTCGGGCAGGTCCCGGGCCAGATCGAGGCGCTCGAATGGCTCACCGCCCGGCTGCCCGCGGGAGCCCACGTACTGGACGTGGGCAGCGGTACCGGACGGCCCACCGCCGAGGCACTGGTCCGCGCCGGCTGCGACGTGACCGGCATCGACGTATCGCCGGCCATGGTCGCCCTGGCCCGCACCAGGGTCCCGGCAGCCCGCTTCGAACAGGCCGACGTGCGCACCTACACGCCGCCGACCGGCGGCTTCGACGCCGTGTGCTCCTTCTTCCCGCTGCTGGTCATGGACCAGCCGGAGGTCGCGGCCGCACTGGACCGGATGGCCTCGTGGACCGCTCCCGGCGGGTACTTCGTGATGGCCACGGTGCCGGGGGACATCCGGGGCCTGGACATCGAGTGGATGGGCCACGAGGTCACCGTCAGCAGCCTCTCCACGGAGGACCACCTGGCCAGGCTCGCCGACCGGGGCCTGGAGGTACTGCACCACCACACCGCGACGTTCCACCCCGCGGACGACCTGGCGGGCCCCGAGGAGCACCTGTTCTGCTACGCCCGGCGCAGGCCCTGA
- a CDS encoding DUF3040 domain-containing protein: protein MDGAGLSDREQRALSAIEAELKGDRALDRMLRSGRRRRRATWAGVWGAATTALFVAASVTVSEPLLWACAAAWTLTVVTALPPAVEWAHRRRRIPRRPEE, encoded by the coding sequence ATGGACGGAGCCGGCCTCTCCGATCGCGAACAGCGCGCCCTCTCCGCGATCGAGGCAGAACTCAAGGGTGACCGTGCCCTCGACCGGATGCTGCGGTCGGGGCGCCGACGACGCCGTGCCACCTGGGCTGGGGTGTGGGGAGCCGCGACGACAGCGTTGTTCGTCGCGGCTTCGGTCACCGTCTCCGAGCCGCTGCTCTGGGCCTGCGCCGCCGCCTGGACCCTGACGGTGGTCACAGCCCTGCCGCCGGCCGTCGAGTGGGCCCACCGCCGCAGACGGATCCCCAGACGCCCGGAAGAATGA
- a CDS encoding YbjQ family protein → MGIDDYGGGAGAHESGVLVVTTNDVPGYRVERVIGEVFGLTVRSRHLGSQIGAGLKSMIGGELKGLTKTLVQTRNQAMDRLVEQAKARGANAVLMMRFDVTDAADVGTEVCAYGTAVVLVPAST, encoded by the coding sequence ATGGGTATCGATGACTACGGCGGCGGAGCCGGCGCGCACGAGAGCGGCGTCCTCGTCGTGACGACCAACGACGTCCCCGGCTACCGGGTCGAGCGCGTCATCGGCGAGGTCTTCGGCCTCACCGTGCGCTCCCGCCACCTGGGCAGCCAGATCGGCGCCGGACTCAAGTCGATGATCGGCGGCGAGCTGAAGGGCCTCACCAAGACCCTGGTGCAGACCCGGAACCAGGCCATGGACCGGCTCGTCGAACAGGCCAAGGCGCGCGGCGCGAACGCCGTGCTGATGATGCGCTTCGACGTCACCGACGCCGCCGACGTCGGGACCGAGGTCTGCGCCTACGGAACGGCCGTCGTCCTCGTCCCCGCCTCCACCTGA
- a CDS encoding MarR family winged helix-turn-helix transcriptional regulator, whose protein sequence is MTATDSALTALSQGWCALSLLHGRIEAHIERALQAGHGLSVREYSLLDVLSRQHDGPGGHLRMHQVADSVVLSQSATTRLVSRLEDRGLLNRYICDTDRRGIYTDVSGSGLALLAAARPTNDAALREALDEAAGNPELAPLVAAVENLRRP, encoded by the coding sequence ATGACGGCCACGGACAGCGCGCTGACCGCCCTCTCCCAGGGCTGGTGCGCCCTCTCGCTCCTGCACGGCCGGATCGAGGCGCACATCGAACGGGCCCTGCAGGCCGGCCACGGCCTCAGCGTGCGCGAGTACTCGCTGCTCGACGTCCTCAGTCGGCAGCACGACGGGCCGGGCGGACACCTGCGCATGCACCAGGTCGCCGATTCGGTGGTGCTCAGCCAGAGCGCGACGACCCGGCTGGTCAGCAGGCTGGAGGACCGCGGCCTGCTCAACCGCTACATCTGCGACACGGACCGGCGCGGCATCTACACCGACGTCAGCGGGTCCGGCCTGGCCCTGCTGGCCGCCGCCCGCCCCACGAACGACGCCGCCCTGCGCGAGGCCCTGGACGAGGCCGCGGGCAATCCGGAACTGGCTCCCCTGGTGGCGGCCGTGGAGAACCTCCGCAGGCCGTAG